GTGTAGCAGGAATATATGATATTGATGAAGAACGAGTTCGATATGCAAAGGAATGCGGTGTTCACTCATATCAGAGTTTGGAGGAGCTTCTTCAGGATCCGCAGATTGATCTGGTATTAATTGCAACTCCTAACGACCTTCATAAGCCAATTGCGATTCAGGCTATGCAGTCCGGAAAGCACGTAGTGAGTGAAAAGCCTGTAACTTTATCCAGTGCGGACTTACAGGAAATGATTGATGTGGCAAAGAAGACCAAACGGCTTTTCACGGTACATCAAAACAGACGTTGGGATGAAGATTTCCTTACAATTCAAAAAATATATCAGGAACAGCGATTGGGAGAAGTTTTCCGCATAGAATCCAGAGTACATGGTTCAAGAGGAATTCCCGGTGACTGGAGACAGGAAAAGGCTCATGGCGGCGGTATGGTATTAGACTGGGGAGTTCATTTACTGGATCAGATATTATTGATGATGGGAACCGTTAAGTTGAAGAAGGTATATGCAACAGTAACGAATGTCACCAATCAAATGGTGGATGATGGCTTTACTGCTATCTTACGCTTTGAAACAGGACTTGAGGTGCTGGTTGAGGTAGGAACAAGTAATTTTATATCTCTGCCGCGATGGTATATTCTTGGACAAAATGGTTCTGCCATTATTGAAGATTGGGATCTCAGAGGAAGAATTGTCCGTGCTTCAGGGAAGAATGAGAAGGATGTAGTACCTGTACGTACTGCAGCCGGTCTGACGAAAACGATGGCACCAAGAAGAGAGGATACCATATTTACTGAGGAGTTACCAAAGGTGAAGAGTGACATCCGTGACTTTTACCGTAATGTGATAAAGGTAATGGATGGAACAGAAGAGCCTAAAGTCAGGTTACCTGAGGTAATGCGTGTCATGAGACTGATGGAGGCTGTTTTTGAATCGGCCAAGCGTCATGAAGTAATATCATTTGAGTAAATTATGTGTAATAGATACGGTAACATAATATGTTGGTTCAATTCATTATCATTGACAATTTATATGTCAGTGTAACTTAAGAAAGGATAGGATTATGAAGAGATTACCCGTAGGAGTACAAGTTTATTCCATCCGTGAGGATGCGGAAAAGAATTTCTTAAAAACCATGACGGATATTAAAAATATGGGGTATGATGGCGTGGAATTAGCTGGTCTTTATGGCTATACGCCTGAGAAAATCAAGGAAATGCTTGAGGGTATCGGATTAATTCCGATCTCAGCACATGTTCCCTATGAGGAGTTGAAAAATGATCTGAAGGGTACTGTAGAGAAGTATCGGATTATCGGATGCCGGTATCTGGTTATTCCGTATCTGGTAGAGGAAAAGCGTTATGGTACCGAAGCATTTGATCAGTTTTTAAAGGATGTTCCGGTTATAGCTGAGGAATGTAATAAGTTTGGCATCACACTGCTTTATCATAATCATGATTTTGAATTCGCTCGTACGAAGGATGGCTCTTATGTACTTGATTTTATTTACGGGCAATTTCCAGAGCAGGTGTTGAAGGCGGAGATTGATACTTGCTGGGTTAAGTACTCCGGTGTAGAGCCTACAGCATATATGAAACAATATGCTAATCGTTGCCCCGTTGTTCATCTCAAGGATTATAACGGAGCGGATCCTTTTGAATTCCGTGCATTGGGACAAGGTGTACAGGATATCTCCTCTTTATTGGAGACTTCTATCGAGATTGGAGCAGAATGGATCATCGTAGAGCAGGATGAGCATTCGGGTCATTCAGCGATGGAAGATATGAGACTGAGCAGGGAATACTTAAGAAGTTTGAATTGGTAAACGAAGGGATAGAATGGAGGATATTATGAGAAAGGTTAAAATTGGTATAGTTGGTTGTGGTGGTATTGCGAATGGTAAGCATCTGCCCGCAATTCAACGAAATGGGAACTTTGAAATTCTTGCGTTTTGTGATATTAAGAAGGAGCGTGCTGAGGAAGCAAAGAAGCAGTATGGTACAGAAAACTCCAAAGTATATACGGATTATAGAGACTTGTTAAAGGAGAATGAGCTTGAGGCAGTATACGTACTGACACCGAACAAATCCCATGCGGAGATATCAATAGCTGCAATGAAAGCAGGCATGCATGTTATGTGTGAGAAGCCTATGGCGAAATCCTATGAGGATGGAAGAAGAATGCTGGAGACTGCAAAAGAAACCGGAAAGCTGTTAAACATCGGATATCAGAATCGGTACCGTGCAGATTCCATATACTTAAAACGTGCGTGTGATAACGGAGACCTGGGTGAGATTTATTACGCAAGAGCGCATGCGGTAAGAAGACGTGCCGTTCCGACCTGGGGTGTATTCCTGAACGAAGAAGAGCAGGGAGGCGGACCGTTAATTGATATCGGAACACATGCACTGGATTTGACTCTTTGGATGATGGATAATTATGAGCCGGAATCAGTAACAGGTTCCGTGTACCGCAAATTGGCGGACCAGAAAGAGCAGGGTAATGCCTTTGGTGAGTGGGACCCGGAGCAATTTACGGTAGAAGACTCTGCCTTTGGTTTTATCAAAATGAAAAATGGTGCAACGATTCATCTGGAGGCTTCCTGGGCATTGAATACTCTTGAAGTGGATGAAGCAAAAACGAGTCTCTGCGGTACCAAGGCCGGAGCAGATATGAAGGATGGACTACGTATTAATCGAGTTCAATATAATAAGCAATGCGTGGAGAAACCAGACTTAGGCAGTGGCGGTGTTGCCTTTTTCGAGGGTAAGAATGAAAGTGAGCCGGATTTAGAGCAGAAAGCATTTTACGAGGCGATTACAGAAGGAAAAGAGCTAGTTGTAAAACCGGAGCAGGCATTGGTTGTAACGAGATTGCTGGAAGCAATCTATGATTCAGCAAGAACAGGAAAAACAGTATATTTTGATTGATTCTTGACAATAATAAGTCAGATCTATTAGGTATTATAAGAATAAAACCTATAGTAGACACAATCCTATGAAGGGATTGTGTCTATTTTTATCGAACA
The nucleotide sequence above comes from Variimorphobacter saccharofermentans. Encoded proteins:
- a CDS encoding Gfo/Idh/MocA family protein; protein product: MEQKKYKIGIVGFGGMGNWHRETLETIEGISVAGIYDIDEERVRYAKECGVHSYQSLEELLQDPQIDLVLIATPNDLHKPIAIQAMQSGKHVVSEKPVTLSSADLQEMIDVAKKTKRLFTVHQNRRWDEDFLTIQKIYQEQRLGEVFRIESRVHGSRGIPGDWRQEKAHGGGMVLDWGVHLLDQILLMMGTVKLKKVYATVTNVTNQMVDDGFTAILRFETGLEVLVEVGTSNFISLPRWYILGQNGSAIIEDWDLRGRIVRASGKNEKDVVPVRTAAGLTKTMAPRREDTIFTEELPKVKSDIRDFYRNVIKVMDGTEEPKVRLPEVMRVMRLMEAVFESAKRHEVISFE
- a CDS encoding sugar phosphate isomerase/epimerase family protein, encoding MKRLPVGVQVYSIREDAEKNFLKTMTDIKNMGYDGVELAGLYGYTPEKIKEMLEGIGLIPISAHVPYEELKNDLKGTVEKYRIIGCRYLVIPYLVEEKRYGTEAFDQFLKDVPVIAEECNKFGITLLYHNHDFEFARTKDGSYVLDFIYGQFPEQVLKAEIDTCWVKYSGVEPTAYMKQYANRCPVVHLKDYNGADPFEFRALGQGVQDISSLLETSIEIGAEWIIVEQDEHSGHSAMEDMRLSREYLRSLNW
- a CDS encoding Gfo/Idh/MocA family protein, yielding MRKVKIGIVGCGGIANGKHLPAIQRNGNFEILAFCDIKKERAEEAKKQYGTENSKVYTDYRDLLKENELEAVYVLTPNKSHAEISIAAMKAGMHVMCEKPMAKSYEDGRRMLETAKETGKLLNIGYQNRYRADSIYLKRACDNGDLGEIYYARAHAVRRRAVPTWGVFLNEEEQGGGPLIDIGTHALDLTLWMMDNYEPESVTGSVYRKLADQKEQGNAFGEWDPEQFTVEDSAFGFIKMKNGATIHLEASWALNTLEVDEAKTSLCGTKAGADMKDGLRINRVQYNKQCVEKPDLGSGGVAFFEGKNESEPDLEQKAFYEAITEGKELVVKPEQALVVTRLLEAIYDSARTGKTVYFD